A stretch of Arachis hypogaea cultivar Tifrunner chromosome 15, arahy.Tifrunner.gnm2.J5K5, whole genome shotgun sequence DNA encodes these proteins:
- the LOC112749693 gene encoding protein LURP-one-related 8, with the protein MRVFPRLKSLSRAVHQEQVEQEKERNNNHEYPVIKIQEEGTLKSTCLTVWRKSLVMNCKGFTVIDSHGNLVYRVDNYIHNPNEVVLMDASGNSVLTMCRRTKKLGFGDNWYVYEGEGRESPICCVKKHVSILQGNPKVQAYVYRRHKPCVAAFTVEGSYAQRTCKVLDECGSEVAQIKRKEANTKNVNVSFGMDIFQLLVHPGFDPAFAMALVLLLDQMFS; encoded by the exons atgagggtGTTTCCGAGGTTGAAATCTCTATCAAGAGCAGTGCACCAAGAACAagtagaacaagagaaggagagaaACAATAATCATGAGTACCCTGTAATCAAAATCCAAGAAGAAGGAACATTAAAGAGCACGTGCTTAACAGTATGGAGAAAATCTCTTGTCATGAATTGCAAGGGTTTCACAGTCATCGATTCCCACGGAAATCTTGTCTATAGGGTCGACAATTACATCCACAACCCCAACGAGGTTGTTCTCATGGATGCTTCTGGAAACTCTGTTCTCACCATGTGCCGGCGCACCAAG AAGCTTGGGTTCGGAGATAATTGGTATGTGTATGAAGGGGAAGGTAGGGAGAGTCCAATTTGTTGTGTAAAGAAGCATGTGAGTATTTTACAGGGAAACCCCAAGGTTCAAGCCTACGTGTACCGGCGGCATAAGCCATGTGTGGCGGCGTTTACGGTGGAAGGTTCGTACGCGCAACGGACGTGTAAGGTGTTGGACGAGTGTGGAAGCGAGGTGGCTCAGATCAAGAGGAAGGAAGCGAATACGAAGAACGTTAACGTGTCGTTTGGGATGGACATTTTTCAGTTGCTTGTGCATCCTGGCTTTGATCCTGCTTTCGCCATGGCACTTGTCTTGCTTCTCGATCAAATGTTTTCTTAG
- the LOC140179129 gene encoding uncharacterized mitochondrial protein AtMg00820-like, which yields MKDELDALEQNKTWRLVDCPAGVKPIGCKWVYRIKRKPDGSIDQYKARFVAKGFTQTEGVDFLETFSPVVKPATIRLVLALASMKHWPIHQLDVNNAFLHGDLSENVYITLPPRFISPQPNQ from the coding sequence ATGAAAGATGAGTTGGATGCTCTTGAGCAAAACAAAACTTGGCGTCTTGTTGATTGCCCTGCAGGGGTTAAGCCAATTGGCTGTAAATGGGTCTATCGCATCAAACGCAAGCCTGATGGTTCAATTGATCAATATAAAGCACGCTTTGTGGCTAAAGGATTCACTCAAACTGAAGGTGTTGATTTCTTGGAAACTTTCTCCCCTGTTGTCAAGCCTGCCACCATCAGATTAGTTTTGGCATTGGCCTCTATGAAGCATTGGCCTATACATCAGttggatgtcaataatgctttcttacatggGGATCTTTCTGAGAATGTTTATATAACTCTGCCACCCAGATTTATATCTCCTCAACCGAATCAATGA